One Streptosporangium sp. NBC_01495 DNA window includes the following coding sequences:
- a CDS encoding 2-oxo acid dehydrogenase subunit E2, producing MADIHVPKLNNNDTEYLIVEWLVGNGKPVIAGEPIAVLETSKATDELEAGETGYLHHAAALGTLIAPGALLARITAEAAPPPAPVSDAPEPVASEDASGQEDAPVAEPVVTAPARAAMEELGVSHAEVASLGLAVIRRTDVEALASRRTGRTAADVREDAREDVREDVQGDVRGDVRESAPEVVPGDVLEDVPEPVAVAGAHRLSRVQRAVARAVTTSHGTIPAAYTVVRFEVGPLLERARGLSREVRRPVGLAELFVQAVAALHPAFPLFFASLDGDRARPADAPRVGVTFDMGEGLYVPVVHDTGSLKAIADALMRYRLAATEGDFREKDLTGANIAVTLHTDADVILAIPLIFPGTVCALAITSPQPELVLAEDGTVAARTVANIGLAYDHRLINGRDAALFLAALRMELHA from the coding sequence TGGGGAACGGCAAGCCCGTCATCGCCGGGGAGCCGATCGCCGTCCTGGAGACCTCCAAGGCGACCGACGAGCTGGAGGCGGGGGAGACCGGCTACCTGCACCACGCCGCCGCCCTCGGCACCCTGATCGCTCCCGGCGCGCTCCTCGCCCGCATCACGGCTGAGGCGGCCCCGCCGCCCGCCCCGGTGTCCGACGCGCCCGAGCCCGTGGCCTCGGAAGACGCATCGGGACAGGAGGACGCGCCGGTGGCCGAGCCGGTCGTCACCGCTCCCGCCCGCGCGGCGATGGAGGAGCTCGGCGTCTCCCACGCCGAGGTCGCGTCCCTGGGCCTGGCCGTCATCCGCAGAACCGACGTGGAGGCCTTGGCCTCCCGCCGTACCGGGCGGACGGCCGCCGACGTGCGAGAAGACGCGCGGGAAGACGTACGAGAAGACGTGCAGGGAGACGTGCGGGGAGACGTGCGGGAGAGCGCGCCGGAGGTCGTGCCGGGAGACGTGCTGGAGGACGTGCCGGAACCGGTCGCGGTCGCGGGAGCGCACCGCCTCTCGCGGGTGCAACGGGCCGTCGCGCGCGCCGTCACCACCTCGCACGGCACGATCCCCGCCGCGTACACCGTCGTGAGGTTCGAGGTGGGCCCGCTGCTGGAGCGGGCCAGGGGACTGAGCAGGGAGGTACGCAGGCCGGTCGGGCTCGCGGAGCTGTTCGTCCAGGCCGTGGCCGCGCTGCATCCGGCGTTCCCGCTGTTCTTCGCCTCGCTCGACGGGGACCGGGCGCGTCCGGCCGACGCCCCGCGCGTGGGCGTCACGTTCGACATGGGCGAGGGCCTGTACGTGCCGGTCGTCCACGACACCGGCTCGCTCAAGGCCATCGCCGACGCGCTCATGCGCTACCGGCTCGCCGCCACCGAGGGCGACTTCCGCGAGAAGGACCTCACCGGTGCCAACATCGCCGTCACCCTGCACACCGACGCCGACGTCATCCTCGCGATCCCCCTCATCTTCCCCGGTACGGTCTGCGCCCTCGCGATCACCTCGCCGCAGCCCGAGCTGGTACTCGCCGAGGACGGCACGGTGGCCGCGAGGACCGTCGCCAACATCGGCCTCGCCTACGACCATCGGCTGATCAACGGCCGGGACGCCGCGCTCTTCCTCGCGGCCCTCCGGATGGAGTTACACGCGTGA